From a single Kribbella solani genomic region:
- a CDS encoding helix-turn-helix domain-containing protein encodes MNGPDHYREAERLLVLAATPAAKEIGLADARLLRALADADRRGSALPYLAHALGQPLSATEHRLHQLLEQGLVQQLDTGDWAATSPGLSTWGPESPTSTHLLVAAAGVHAGLAVAAATVAGLIDKRNGASEDAEALLWEKAVS; translated from the coding sequence GTGAACGGGCCGGATCACTACCGCGAGGCGGAGCGGCTGCTGGTGCTGGCGGCGACCCCGGCTGCGAAGGAGATCGGGTTGGCCGATGCCCGGCTGTTGCGGGCGCTGGCCGACGCGGATCGTCGCGGTTCGGCGCTGCCGTATCTGGCGCATGCGCTGGGTCAGCCGCTGTCCGCGACCGAGCACCGGCTGCACCAGCTGCTGGAGCAGGGCCTGGTGCAGCAGCTCGACACCGGCGACTGGGCCGCGACCAGCCCGGGGCTGTCTACGTGGGGTCCTGAGTCCCCCACGTCGACGCACCTGCTGGTCGCGGCCGCCGGTGTCCACGCCGGCCTGGCCGTTGCCGCGGCGACGGTCGCCGGGCTGATCGACAAGCGCAATGGGGCCAGCGAGGACGCCGAAGCGCTGCTGTGGGAAAAGGCGGTGAGCTGA
- a CDS encoding RRQRL motif-containing zinc-binding protein produces MATVRSIDLWEGSEHECWPGRLVDGTPVFGFRLAPPGLATRRQLRAKGLCPGRREPFARLVWKRGRRFAWLYVAAHAKPSRVPTPAQVSAWDKAMTARRTCAAGHVAEHCVRLSDRLCGDHAVIADGLVSGLVVAA; encoded by the coding sequence ATGGCAACTGTTCGATCGATCGACCTGTGGGAGGGCAGCGAGCATGAGTGCTGGCCCGGCCGCCTGGTCGACGGGACCCCGGTGTTCGGGTTCCGGCTTGCCCCGCCGGGGCTGGCGACACGGCGTCAGCTGCGCGCCAAGGGCTTGTGCCCGGGGCGGCGGGAGCCGTTCGCGCGGCTGGTGTGGAAGCGCGGCCGCCGCTTTGCGTGGCTGTACGTGGCCGCGCACGCCAAGCCGTCCCGCGTCCCGACGCCGGCGCAGGTTTCGGCCTGGGACAAGGCGATGACGGCCCGGCGTACCTGCGCGGCCGGGCACGTCGCCGAGCACTGTGTACGGCTGTCGGACCGGCTCTGCGGTGACCACGCCGTGATCGCCGACGGCCTGGTTAGTGGATTGGTGGTGGCGGCGTGA
- a CDS encoding helix-turn-helix transcriptional regulator — MNPTNEGSDPMATTGTLPTDWWAVADVLRYLESVGCPVTSATWYAYVHRGQAPEPDRLFGRAPAWKPTTIQNWQAGRPRRGARQ; from the coding sequence ATGAATCCGACGAACGAGGGGTCTGACCCGATGGCCACGACCGGAACCCTGCCGACTGACTGGTGGGCCGTCGCCGATGTCCTGCGCTACCTGGAGTCGGTTGGCTGTCCCGTCACCAGCGCTACGTGGTACGCGTACGTCCATCGGGGGCAGGCTCCCGAGCCCGATCGGCTGTTCGGCCGGGCACCGGCTTGGAAACCGACGACGATTCAGAACTGGCAGGCAGGCCGTCCGCGACGAGGTGCGCGACAGTGA
- a CDS encoding helix-turn-helix domain-containing protein — protein MVTVGRWTGSKARALRKALRLSGDEFAGRLGCAERTVAKWEKELLDKTLTLASQRDLDLLLEEAGLHVQARFTEILQEDERPQSAAPVVFATEATSALKMVIPAKIALGRVASPTSESLDWLEQNLRSQYTADNLLGPRVLMPLMNSYVSSIEEMQRGARGSVLERLLRIGAGYAEFTGWLHHDAGDLSGAAFWASRALEWAEGGGDDRMTSFVMMRRAAAALTAGEGGQAVLYAQRAQRFDSAETGRVRIIAAVTEAHGHAITGDGSGADRALDTAAGLLERYNGEIIDGDPTADRYCELGLYTKIATAKCALELGRGSAAVNAFTDVINNLPTNFHRDRGQYLSSLARAHTLAEEPEAAVAAAKEAYGIAVATGSDRTLTTLRNTLPSELARWSHNPEVEQFCAMLASVDSQIGGS, from the coding sequence ATGGTGACAGTCGGTAGGTGGACAGGCTCCAAGGCCCGCGCCCTTCGCAAGGCCCTGAGGCTGAGCGGCGATGAGTTCGCCGGTCGGCTTGGGTGCGCCGAACGCACGGTTGCCAAGTGGGAGAAGGAGCTGCTCGACAAAACGCTGACTCTGGCTAGCCAGCGAGACCTCGATCTTCTACTTGAGGAGGCCGGCCTGCATGTACAGGCTCGCTTCACGGAGATACTTCAGGAGGACGAGCGACCGCAGTCGGCGGCCCCGGTCGTCTTCGCAACGGAGGCCACCTCGGCTCTGAAGATGGTCATCCCAGCAAAGATCGCCCTCGGAAGAGTTGCGTCTCCTACGAGCGAGAGCCTCGACTGGCTCGAACAGAACCTTCGCAGCCAGTACACCGCTGACAACCTGCTCGGTCCACGCGTACTTATGCCGCTGATGAACTCGTACGTCAGCAGCATTGAGGAGATGCAGCGGGGGGCACGCGGGTCCGTACTCGAAAGGCTGCTTCGAATTGGCGCTGGGTATGCCGAGTTCACCGGTTGGCTGCACCACGACGCCGGTGACCTCAGTGGGGCGGCATTCTGGGCGTCGCGCGCGCTGGAGTGGGCCGAAGGTGGCGGAGACGATCGGATGACCTCCTTCGTCATGATGCGACGAGCTGCTGCAGCGCTCACGGCCGGGGAGGGAGGGCAGGCCGTCCTGTACGCCCAACGGGCGCAACGTTTCGACTCCGCTGAGACAGGCCGCGTAAGGATCATCGCCGCTGTCACCGAAGCGCACGGTCATGCCATCACCGGAGATGGAAGCGGAGCGGACCGTGCGCTAGATACGGCTGCGGGTCTGCTCGAGAGGTACAACGGCGAGATCATCGACGGCGACCCTACGGCTGACCGCTACTGCGAGCTAGGCCTGTACACCAAGATCGCCACCGCCAAATGTGCCCTAGAACTCGGTCGCGGAAGCGCTGCTGTCAACGCCTTCACCGACGTCATCAACAACCTACCGACAAACTTCCATCGCGATCGAGGGCAGTACCTGAGTTCTCTCGCCAGGGCGCACACTCTCGCGGAGGAGCCCGAGGCCGCCGTCGCAGCTGCCAAAGAGGCCTACGGGATCGCCGTCGCGACCGGCTCTGATCGCACCCTCACGACCTTGCGCAACACCTTGCCCTCCGAACTCGCTCGTTGGTCACACAATCCGGAGGTCGAGCAGTTCTGTGCCATGCTCGCATCGGTCGACTCACAGATTGGCGGTAGCTAG
- a CDS encoding integrase has product MVSSDLAVVVDGAGVPMGGCSHGVAWYAQQLAARTFTALVGQSDRPLADGLHDALAAVAASHSDTCDLSDPGTPCAAIGIVRIGADRVETLALSDVTVLVETADGPQITCDLRIEEISGTEPEAVAGMLFNTSEHREALTQLVARQTQTRNREDGWWVAAADPEAAHHAVVNAYPRDALRRLAIFSDGATRPADQMAIYPWSEYMDLLDKLGPAGLISHVREIEVSDPDGARYPRTKRHDDATLAYWVPDGFEQTRLAV; this is encoded by the coding sequence ATGGTCTCCTCTGACCTCGCCGTCGTCGTAGACGGCGCCGGTGTTCCCATGGGTGGCTGTTCTCACGGCGTCGCGTGGTACGCCCAGCAACTGGCGGCGCGCACCTTTACTGCTCTGGTCGGACAGTCTGATCGGCCATTGGCCGATGGCCTGCACGACGCTCTCGCCGCGGTCGCTGCCTCCCACTCAGATACCTGCGACCTGTCTGACCCGGGTACGCCGTGCGCGGCGATCGGGATCGTGCGAATTGGCGCGGACCGCGTCGAGACGCTAGCCCTCTCCGATGTGACTGTGCTGGTGGAGACAGCTGACGGCCCACAGATCACGTGCGACCTACGAATCGAAGAGATCTCCGGCACCGAGCCCGAAGCAGTCGCCGGAATGTTGTTCAACACCTCCGAACACCGCGAAGCTCTGACCCAACTGGTGGCTCGTCAGACACAGACGCGGAATCGGGAGGACGGCTGGTGGGTAGCTGCTGCTGATCCTGAAGCGGCCCACCACGCAGTGGTCAACGCCTATCCCCGAGACGCCCTTCGCCGTCTTGCAATCTTTTCCGACGGTGCGACCCGTCCAGCCGATCAGATGGCGATCTACCCATGGTCGGAGTACATGGATCTGCTCGACAAACTGGGACCGGCAGGGCTCATCAGCCACGTACGGGAGATCGAGGTATCCGACCCCGATGGCGCCCGCTATCCCCGGACGAAGCGACACGACGACGCCACCTTGGCCTACTGGGTGCCCGACGGCTTCGAGCAGACCCGCTTGGCGGTGTGA
- a CDS encoding AAC(3) family N-acetyltransferase, whose protein sequence is MIVHSSLSSFGHVDGGADAVVDALLATCGTLLLPGATSHATRVPAPPDLVRENNASPNVSDWASFDAALAEAADFHRDLPINRNLGVIPETLRRTRQHVRSWHPWFSYIAAGAGADDLIAQQRLDWPLGPIEALTELGGQVLLLGVSHTTNTTIHLGEQLLGRARFYRYAKAAPGVWMELPNIPGASHRFDDIEPHLRSSTRRVSIGACTASLVSVADVLAVTRHLIEASPSALLCDDPACQCAAAIQQRLRQVRVLAAATSGADRAPGV, encoded by the coding sequence GTGATCGTGCACTCGTCGCTCAGCTCGTTCGGCCACGTCGACGGTGGCGCGGACGCCGTTGTCGATGCCTTGCTGGCCACTTGCGGGACCCTTCTTCTCCCAGGCGCAACCTCCCATGCGACTCGTGTGCCGGCGCCGCCAGATCTCGTGCGGGAGAACAACGCATCCCCCAACGTGTCCGACTGGGCGAGCTTCGATGCCGCCTTAGCGGAGGCCGCCGACTTCCACCGGGACCTGCCGATCAACCGAAACCTCGGGGTGATCCCTGAGACCTTGCGCCGCACCCGGCAACACGTCCGAAGCTGGCATCCGTGGTTCTCCTACATCGCAGCCGGCGCCGGTGCCGACGACCTCATCGCGCAGCAGCGCCTCGACTGGCCTCTAGGTCCCATCGAGGCACTGACGGAGCTCGGCGGACAGGTGCTCCTGCTTGGCGTCTCCCACACCACGAACACGACCATCCACCTCGGCGAGCAACTGCTCGGTCGCGCTCGCTTCTACCGGTACGCAAAGGCCGCACCAGGCGTGTGGATGGAACTCCCCAACATTCCTGGCGCCAGTCATCGCTTCGACGACATCGAGCCACACCTGCGTTCCTCCACCCGACGAGTCTCGATCGGCGCGTGCACTGCCTCCCTCGTTTCGGTCGCGGACGTGCTGGCTGTGACGCGTCATCTGATCGAGGCCTCGCCATCAGCTCTGCTCTGTGACGATCCAGCGTGCCAGTGCGCCGCCGCGATACAGCAGCGGCTACGCCAGGTAAGAGTCTTGGCGGCTGCCACCTCCGGCGCCGACAGAGCCCCAGGGGTTTGA
- a CDS encoding helix-turn-helix domain-containing protein produces the protein MTSTETLPARRQVAVELARLRRQAGISGRAMADRLGVSQPTISRAESGARLLSLPLTRVWLDTVHADAATRETVLALAEASHSETVAYRLQLRDQTHLQSHVTNIEADTRVLRAVDPITIHGLLQTPQYARAIMELADSEHMFDHDAALAARLERQKALADTTREFSFVMLEQVLHAPFVTRAQLEHLAELATRGDWLTIGIVPQNTPWPAIPWSGYNLYELSDGSQVVTAELTHGEATVTGEDDLKLYGDLHSRWLAQSITGEQAARLCRGLAAESE, from the coding sequence TTGACCTCTACCGAAACCCTTCCCGCCCGCCGGCAGGTTGCCGTCGAGCTTGCCCGGCTGCGACGCCAGGCCGGCATCAGCGGGCGCGCGATGGCCGATCGGCTCGGGGTCAGTCAGCCCACCATCAGTCGAGCCGAGTCCGGCGCGCGTCTGCTGTCTCTGCCGTTGACGCGCGTCTGGCTCGACACTGTCCACGCGGACGCCGCAACCCGCGAGACCGTCCTCGCCCTGGCTGAGGCCAGCCACTCGGAGACGGTGGCCTACCGCCTCCAGTTGCGCGACCAAACCCATCTGCAAAGCCACGTCACCAACATCGAGGCCGATACCCGGGTACTGCGAGCCGTTGATCCCATCACCATCCACGGCCTACTTCAGACACCGCAGTACGCCAGGGCGATCATGGAATTGGCCGATTCCGAGCACATGTTCGACCACGACGCTGCACTCGCCGCACGACTCGAACGTCAGAAAGCCCTCGCCGACACCACACGAGAGTTCTCCTTCGTCATGCTCGAGCAGGTCCTGCACGCACCGTTCGTCACCCGCGCGCAGTTGGAGCACCTCGCCGAACTCGCCACACGCGGCGACTGGCTCACGATCGGAATCGTGCCCCAGAACACACCGTGGCCGGCGATCCCCTGGAGCGGCTACAACCTTTACGAGCTCAGCGACGGCAGCCAGGTCGTCACGGCTGAACTGACCCATGGCGAAGCAACCGTCACTGGTGAGGACGACCTGAAGCTCTACGGCGATCTGCACAGCCGCTGGCTCGCTCAGTCGATCACCGGCGAGCAGGCAGCCAGGTTGTGCCGCGGTCTTGCTGCAGAATCCGAATGA
- a CDS encoding DUF6879 family protein has translation MSLVDGFKNFTVSAFRLETLPAYDVPDEVEELEAFRAGRSLPERSVRTSPWLADMAASTAAGREWRRLRLISAQPTMYEAWEVGRYVESQACGEQVRLIDRAQHPELVARDFWLFDAGTPTAAAYLMQYDEQGGFHGADQAAAELLPGLVAIAELWNNAVSLNTYLTTFDSGRAQLSA, from the coding sequence ATGAGCCTCGTCGACGGATTCAAGAACTTCACGGTCTCGGCTTTTCGCCTGGAGACCCTGCCGGCGTACGACGTACCCGACGAGGTGGAAGAGCTGGAGGCCTTCCGCGCTGGGCGGTCACTGCCAGAACGGTCGGTGCGGACGAGCCCCTGGCTGGCCGACATGGCCGCTTCAACTGCGGCTGGCCGCGAATGGCGTCGGCTACGTCTCATCAGCGCCCAGCCAACCATGTACGAGGCGTGGGAGGTCGGCCGGTACGTCGAGTCACAGGCCTGCGGCGAGCAGGTCCGACTGATCGACCGCGCGCAGCACCCCGAGTTGGTCGCCCGCGACTTCTGGCTGTTCGATGCCGGCACTCCAACCGCGGCCGCGTACCTCATGCAGTACGACGAGCAGGGCGGCTTCCACGGCGCCGACCAGGCCGCCGCCGAACTCTTGCCTGGGCTCGTTGCGATCGCGGAGCTGTGGAACAACGCCGTGTCGCTGAACACTTACCTGACCACCTTCGACTCAGGGCGTGCGCAGCTGAGCGCCTGA
- a CDS encoding tyrosine-type recombinase/integrase yields MPAPPPPTNKGRRFPPEPLTRAELRQLVGAASRTTSSGIRMRAMVGVMFGAGLRVSEALDLWPRDVDTAGGKIRVQHGKGDQWRVVGIDPESGALIDHWLERRTALELGGRHRLFTTYSSNNHGQPMSDRYIRAALARLAVKAGLDKRVHPHGLRHSLAVDLSDSGVPLRAIADQFGHASTATTDEYLRRLNPSQLVDVMTARRWQEAT; encoded by the coding sequence ATGCCCGCACCACCACCGCCCACGAACAAGGGCCGGCGGTTCCCGCCCGAACCGCTGACCCGAGCTGAGCTCCGCCAGTTGGTCGGGGCCGCGTCGCGGACGACGTCGTCGGGGATCCGGATGCGCGCGATGGTCGGCGTGATGTTCGGTGCCGGTCTGCGGGTCAGCGAGGCCTTGGATCTGTGGCCGCGCGACGTCGACACTGCCGGCGGGAAGATCCGGGTCCAGCACGGCAAGGGCGACCAGTGGCGCGTGGTCGGCATCGATCCGGAGTCCGGCGCCCTGATCGATCACTGGCTGGAGCGCCGTACTGCGCTCGAGCTCGGAGGCCGGCACCGTCTGTTCACCACGTACAGCTCGAACAACCACGGTCAGCCGATGAGCGACCGCTATATCCGCGCGGCCCTGGCCCGCCTGGCGGTCAAGGCCGGCCTGGACAAGCGGGTCCACCCGCACGGGCTACGGCACTCGCTCGCGGTTGACCTCAGTGATTCCGGCGTGCCGCTGCGGGCGATCGCCGACCAGTTCGGCCACGCATCGACCGCCACGACCGACGAGTACCTGCGACGTCTCAACCCCAGCCAGCTGGTCGACGTGATGACCGCCCGGCGCTGGCAGGAGGCAACATGA